A stretch of Blattabacterium cuenoti DNA encodes these proteins:
- the tsf gene encoding translation elongation factor Ts, producing MKITVGLVNQLRKITGIGIMDCKKALIDSNGNMDQAICSLRKKGKKIVINHHSFGAKDGGLISSINRDNSCGSIIGISCETDFLSRNFEFLDFLSMLSEKSLLYNTKEDFLSSSYDEDHNVKEVILYKMDIFGEKLDLKIFEKINSPFVMNYTHFNNKIAVIVGFSYKISDVIAKNIAMHIAAMNPISIDENKFPNSLIKKEIEIIKHQVEKNKNSEKIIKQVIQGKLKKFICNNTLINQKFIKNDKITIREYLNTFNNLKINLFKRISI from the coding sequence ATGAAAATCACGGTCGGTTTAGTTAATCAATTAAGAAAGATAACGGGAATTGGAATAATGGATTGCAAAAAAGCTTTAATCGATTCCAATGGAAATATGGATCAAGCCATTTGTTCTTTGAGAAAAAAAGGTAAAAAAATAGTTATAAATCATCATTCATTTGGAGCAAAAGATGGGGGATTAATCTCTTCCATTAATAGAGATAATTCATGTGGATCGATTATAGGAATTAGTTGTGAAACTGATTTTCTTTCTAGAAATTTTGAATTTTTAGATTTTTTATCGATGTTATCGGAAAAATCATTACTGTATAATACAAAAGAAGATTTTTTGTCTAGTTCATACGATGAAGATCATAATGTAAAAGAAGTTATTTTATATAAAATGGACATTTTTGGAGAAAAATTAGATTTAAAAATTTTTGAAAAAATAAATTCTCCATTTGTTATGAATTATACTCATTTTAACAATAAAATAGCAGTTATAGTTGGTTTTTCTTATAAAATATCGGATGTTATAGCTAAAAATATAGCGATGCATATTGCAGCAATGAATCCTATATCTATAGATGAAAATAAATTTCCAAATTCATTAATAAAAAAAGAAATTGAAATTATTAAACATCAGGTTGAAAAAAATAAAAATTCAGAAAAAATAATAAAACAGGTAATTCAAGGTAAATTAAAAAAATTTATATGTAATAATACTCTTATTAATCAAAAATTTATCAAAAACGACAAAATTACTATTCGAGAATATTTAAATACATTCAATAATTTAAAAATAAATCTTTTTAAAAGAATAAGCATTTAA
- the rpsB gene encoding 30S ribosomal protein S2, which translates to MEISTQDLLKAGVHFGHIARKWNPNMRPFIFMKKGGFHLIDLSKTILQLKEACEELKKIVITGKKILLVGTKAQAKEKVSYYAKKIHMPCVTERWLGGFLTNFTTIRKSVKKMNNIDKMKKNGTFNTLSKKERLLVDRLYSKLYKNIGSISTMNHIPGGIFLVDPNKEKIALTEAKKLNIPIFAMVDTNTNPHGIHYPIPSNDDSSKSINIILKFISEAIQHGISIKNKSDNEEKNMKK; encoded by the coding sequence ATGGAAATAAGTACTCAAGATTTATTGAAAGCTGGAGTTCATTTTGGACATATTGCACGAAAGTGGAATCCTAATATGCGTCCTTTTATTTTCATGAAAAAAGGGGGTTTTCATCTTATAGATTTATCAAAGACTATTTTACAATTAAAAGAAGCTTGTGAAGAATTGAAAAAAATAGTTATTACTGGTAAAAAAATATTATTAGTAGGGACAAAAGCTCAAGCTAAAGAAAAAGTATCTTATTATGCAAAAAAAATACATATGCCTTGTGTAACAGAAAGATGGTTAGGTGGATTTCTTACGAATTTTACAACTATTCGTAAATCTGTTAAAAAAATGAATAATATAGATAAAATGAAAAAAAATGGAACTTTTAATACTCTTTCTAAAAAAGAAAGATTATTAGTGGATAGGCTATATTCAAAATTATATAAAAATATTGGTAGTATTTCTACTATGAATCATATTCCAGGTGGAATTTTTCTTGTAGATCCAAATAAAGAAAAAATAGCTTTAACAGAAGCTAAAAAACTAAATATTCCTATTTTTGCTATGGTGGATACTAATACAAATCCTCATGGAATACACTATCCTATTCCTTCTAATGATGATTCTTCTAAATCAATAAATATTATTTTAAAATTTATATCCGAAGCTATTCAACATGGAATTTCTATAAAAAATAAGAGTGATAATGAAGAGAAAAATATGAAAAAATAA
- the rpsI gene encoding 30S ribosomal protein S9 — translation MIHSIGRRKRSLARIYLKSGTGVIIVNSKKIDQYFPMYVHQKILFPMKIVDKLDHFDITIKVFGGGFNSQAESICLAISRALCQIDIKHRSILKDEGLLTRDSREVERKKFGQKKARKKYQFSKR, via the coding sequence ATGATTCATTCTATAGGAAGAAGGAAAAGATCTCTTGCTAGAATATATTTAAAATCGGGAACTGGAGTGATTATAGTTAATTCTAAAAAAATAGATCAGTATTTTCCAATGTATGTTCATCAAAAAATTTTATTTCCTATGAAAATTGTAGATAAATTAGATCATTTTGATATAACTATTAAAGTTTTTGGAGGTGGGTTCAATAGTCAAGCTGAATCGATTTGTCTTGCAATATCTCGTGCCCTTTGTCAAATTGATATAAAACATAGGAGTATATTAAAGGATGAAGGATTATTGACCCGTGATTCTAGAGAAGTAGAAAGAAAAAAATTTGGTCAAAAAAAAGCAAGAAAGAAATATCAATTTTCAAAACGTTAG
- the rplM gene encoding 50S ribosomal protein L13, translated as MDSLSLKTISYNKNYIIKSWIIMDATDQILGRFSSKIAFIMLGKHKPFFSYHVDCGDYVIVINSDNIRLTGKKWNKKKYIHYTGYPGGQKEIPIKRLFNKDSRDIIYKAVKGMLPKNRLGRLIFKNLYVYKKNEHKHQAQKPIKLN; from the coding sequence ATGGATTCACTGAGTCTTAAAACTATTTCATATAACAAAAATTATATAATAAAATCATGGATAATAATGGATGCTACTGATCAAATTCTTGGTAGATTTTCTTCTAAAATCGCTTTTATTATGTTAGGGAAACATAAACCTTTTTTTTCTTATCATGTAGATTGTGGAGATTATGTAATAGTCATTAATTCTGACAATATTAGATTAACTGGGAAAAAATGGAATAAAAAAAAATATATTCATTATACTGGATATCCGGGGGGACAAAAAGAAATTCCTATTAAACGTTTATTTAATAAAGACTCAAGAGATATAATTTATAAAGCAGTGAAAGGTATGCTTCCAAAGAATCGTTTAGGTCGTTTAATATTTAAAAACCTTTATGTTTATAAAAAAAATGAACATAAACATCAAGCACAAAAACCCATAAAATTAAATTAG
- the dnaK gene encoding molecular chaperone DnaK, translating to MSKIIGIDLGTTNSCVAVMEINDPIVIPNSEGKRTTPSIVAFVEGGERKIGDPAKRQAVTNPQKTIFSIKRFMGRMYSEVSEELKHIPYKVIKGGNNTPRVDIENRLYAPQEISAMILQKMKKTAEDYLGEEVNRAVITVPAYFNDAQRQATKEAGEIAGLKVERIINEPTAAALAYGLDKNNQNKKIAVYDLGGGTFDVSILELGDGVFEVLSTNGDTHLGGDNFDQVIIDYLSDEFKHKEGLDLRKDPMALQRLKEASEKAKIELSSSNQTEINLPYITATESGPKHLVIPLTKAKFEQLSEKLIQRSINPCSKALEDAHLNTKDIDEVILVGGSTRIPKVQDEVDKFFGKKPSKGVNPDEVVAIGAAIQGGVLTGDVQNVLLLDVTPLSLGIETLGGVFTKLIDSNTTIPTKKSEIFSTASDNQSAVTIRVGQGERPMFNDNKEIGRFDLVDIPPAPRGIPQIEVTFDIDANGILNVSAKDKGTGKEQFIRIETSSGLNQEEIEKMKREAKENAEKDENIKKEIEKLNAADNQIFQSEKQLKDHENKLSEINKKNIRNSLEELKKAHSNKNFSAIDKSMNKLNEAWANASQEIYAKKDDQSKKKENKKNSNKGNENVQDVDYEEVK from the coding sequence ATGAGTAAAATTATAGGAATAGACCTAGGAACAACAAATTCTTGTGTTGCTGTTATGGAAATTAATGATCCTATCGTAATCCCTAATTCAGAAGGAAAAAGAACCACTCCATCTATAGTTGCTTTCGTAGAAGGAGGAGAAAGAAAAATAGGAGATCCTGCAAAAAGACAAGCAGTTACTAATCCACAAAAAACTATTTTTTCTATTAAACGATTTATGGGAAGAATGTATTCAGAAGTTTCCGAAGAATTAAAACATATCCCTTATAAAGTTATAAAAGGAGGAAATAATACTCCTCGGGTAGATATAGAAAATAGATTATATGCTCCACAAGAAATATCAGCAATGATTCTACAAAAAATGAAAAAAACTGCTGAAGATTATTTGGGTGAAGAAGTCAATAGAGCCGTTATTACGGTTCCAGCTTATTTTAATGATGCACAAAGACAAGCAACTAAAGAAGCCGGAGAAATAGCTGGATTAAAAGTAGAGAGAATTATAAACGAACCCACTGCAGCTGCTTTAGCTTATGGACTAGATAAAAATAATCAAAATAAAAAAATAGCTGTATATGATTTAGGAGGAGGGACATTTGATGTATCTATTTTAGAATTAGGAGATGGGGTTTTTGAAGTTTTATCTACCAATGGAGATACTCATTTAGGAGGTGATAATTTCGATCAGGTAATAATTGATTATTTATCCGATGAATTTAAACATAAAGAAGGACTAGATCTTAGAAAAGATCCTATGGCTTTACAACGTTTAAAAGAAGCTTCCGAAAAAGCAAAAATAGAATTATCTTCTTCTAATCAAACAGAAATTAATCTTCCGTATATCACAGCTACAGAGTCTGGTCCTAAACATTTAGTTATTCCATTAACTAAAGCAAAATTTGAACAATTATCCGAAAAATTAATACAAAGATCTATTAATCCTTGTTCCAAAGCATTAGAAGATGCTCATTTAAATACCAAAGATATAGATGAGGTCATTTTAGTAGGTGGATCTACTAGAATTCCAAAGGTACAGGATGAAGTAGATAAATTTTTTGGAAAAAAACCGTCTAAAGGGGTAAATCCAGATGAAGTTGTAGCTATTGGTGCCGCTATACAAGGAGGAGTGTTAACAGGAGATGTTCAAAATGTATTATTATTAGATGTAACTCCTTTATCTTTGGGAATTGAAACCTTAGGAGGAGTTTTTACAAAGCTTATTGATTCTAATACAACTATACCTACTAAAAAATCTGAAATATTTTCTACTGCATCGGATAACCAGTCCGCAGTTACTATACGTGTTGGACAAGGAGAAAGACCTATGTTTAATGATAATAAAGAAATAGGACGATTCGATTTAGTCGATATACCTCCAGCTCCTAGAGGAATTCCTCAAATAGAGGTTACCTTTGATATAGATGCTAATGGGATTCTTAATGTATCTGCAAAAGATAAAGGAACAGGAAAAGAACAATTCATACGAATTGAAACTTCTTCAGGATTAAATCAAGAAGAAATAGAAAAAATGAAAAGAGAAGCAAAAGAAAATGCAGAAAAAGATGAAAATATAAAGAAAGAAATAGAAAAATTAAATGCTGCAGATAATCAGATTTTTCAATCTGAAAAACAATTAAAAGATCATGAAAATAAATTATCAGAAATTAATAAAAAAAATATACGAAATTCCTTAGAAGAATTAAAAAAAGCTCATTCTAATAAAAATTTTTCCGCTATTGATAAAAGTATGAATAAATTGAATGAAGCATGGGCTAATGCTTCTCAAGAGATATATGCAAAAAAAGATGATCAATCAAAAAAAAAGGAAAACAAAAAAAACAGTAATAAAGGAAATGAAAATGTACAAGATGTAGATTATGAAGAAGTAAAATAA
- a CDS encoding phosphatidylserine decarboxylase family protein gives MIHREGFTYLLYAFIIISLLISISFFLFSRLIFFLISMFLIVHYIFFIFFFRNPKRSLKYDNDFGKEIVISPADGKIVEIQKVFENEFLKKNCICISIFMSPLNVHVNRFPVSGKVIYVKYHPGKYLIAWLKKSSLNNERTTIVVKTSKGKKILFRQIAGFLARRIVLYAKKNTIARKGEEFGFIKFGSRIDIFLPLNSTVLIKKGEKVIGGETKISDISLSG, from the coding sequence ATGATTCATAGAGAAGGGTTCACATATTTATTATATGCATTTATTATAATATCATTATTAATATCGATTTCTTTTTTTTTATTTTCTAGGTTAATTTTTTTTCTCATTTCTATGTTTTTAATTGTTCACTATATTTTTTTTATTTTCTTTTTTAGAAATCCAAAAAGAAGTTTAAAATATGATAATGATTTTGGAAAAGAAATAGTTATATCTCCTGCAGATGGAAAAATTGTTGAAATACAAAAAGTTTTTGAAAATGAATTTTTAAAAAAAAATTGCATATGTATATCCATTTTTATGTCTCCTTTGAATGTACATGTTAATAGATTTCCTGTATCTGGTAAGGTTATTTATGTTAAATATCATCCAGGAAAATATTTAATAGCTTGGTTAAAAAAGTCATCGTTGAATAACGAACGTACGACTATCGTGGTAAAAACTAGCAAAGGAAAAAAAATATTATTTAGACAAATAGCAGGGTTTTTAGCTAGACGTATAGTTCTATATGCAAAAAAAAATACCATAGCAAGAAAAGGAGAAGAATTTGGATTCATTAAATTCGGATCTAGAATTGATATATTTTTACCTTTAAATTCTACTGTATTAATAAAAAAGGGAGAAAAAGTTATTGGAGGGGAAACTAAAATTTCTGATATTTCCTTATCAGGATAA
- a CDS encoding phosphatidate cytidylyltransferase: MKIKKDLLNFLIRLLTGFFYVLLIVFSIENGEKIFRIIMMILSFFCLFEFLIISGTNIILIKISSLFFILSILIDILMIKKGLNSYIVCFIPYSIIFFVIQLFSDKYSHKEKIAQVSHLTLGLVYIIIPFYLASYIYTTVYCGKNLILGIFILIWTHDSLSYLIGKKWGKTKIAVSISPNKSIEGFLGGLFFCLILGFFLFRIWGKKYWFILSFVIPILSTIGDFVESIIKRSYNVKNSSVWLPGHGGFLDRLDSFIFVIPIISTIVIGILYFF, from the coding sequence ATGAAAATAAAGAAAGATTTATTAAACTTTCTAATAAGATTACTTACTGGTTTTTTTTATGTATTATTAATAGTTTTTTCTATTGAAAATGGAGAAAAAATATTTAGAATTATAATGATGATACTTTCTTTTTTTTGTTTATTCGAATTTTTAATTATATCTGGAACCAATATAATTTTAATTAAAATATCTTCTTTATTTTTTATTTTATCTATATTAATTGATATTCTTATGATTAAAAAAGGATTAAATTCGTATATAGTATGTTTTATTCCTTATTCCATAATTTTTTTTGTTATTCAATTATTTTCTGATAAATATTCTCATAAGGAAAAAATAGCACAAGTAAGTCATTTGACTTTGGGATTAGTATATATTATTATTCCTTTTTATTTAGCTTCTTATATATATACTACTGTTTATTGTGGAAAAAATTTAATATTAGGTATTTTTATTTTAATATGGACCCATGATTCTTTATCTTATCTAATTGGAAAAAAATGGGGAAAAACGAAGATAGCTGTATCGATTTCTCCCAATAAATCTATAGAAGGGTTTTTAGGAGGTTTATTTTTCTGTTTAATATTAGGATTTTTTTTATTCCGAATATGGGGTAAAAAATATTGGTTTATTTTATCTTTTGTAATTCCTATATTATCGACTATTGGAGATTTTGTAGAGTCTATTATTAAGAGATCTTATAATGTAAAAAACTCTAGTGTTTGGTTACCAGGACATGGAGGTTTTTTAGATAGATTGGATAGTTTTATTTTTGTTATTCCAATTATATCAACGATAGTCATTGGAATTCTTTATTTTTTTTAA
- the ftsH gene encoding ATP-dependent zinc metalloprotease FtsH, whose translation MINKKVKSKNNFFWVYAVIFAIFLGIFFFKSSLSNPKKIDQDTFFDILAKGEVQKIIVKHREIVHVHLNKKLLSDEINYHQEKNKRIIAQPLQYEFEIGDLQFFQKKFEEYKKKYNLNTLIDFKNQQEYTITKFFFDYGIFFILLVVFWVFIFRRIGSTGGGPGGQIFNIGKSRARLFDENDDVKITFKDVAGLEGAKEEVQEIVEFLKSPQKYTKLGGKIPKGALLIGPPGTGKTLLAKAVAGEAKVPFFSLSGSDFVEMFVGVGASRVRDLFEKAKDKSPCIIFIDEIDAIGRARGKSSIAGSNDERENTLNQLLTEMDGFGTHTNVIVLAATNRSDILDKALLRPGRFDRTILVDPPELNERKEIFKVHLKKLILSNSVDIDFLSRQTPGFSGADIANVCNESALIAARKNRSEIKNKDFLDAIDRIIGGLEKKNKIIKPNEKKRIAYHEAGHATISWLLEHASPLVKVTIVPRGKSLGSAWYLPEERQLTTPEQMKDEICALLAGRSAEEIIFSSISTGALNDLERVTKQAQSMVAIFGLNERIGNISYYDSTGQNEFSFSKPYSEQTAQIIDEEISKIITEQYQRAKKILKNNEEKLIMLANELLEKEVIFRNDLIKIFGERPYPDEIGDMLKVPLGIK comes from the coding sequence AGTTCAAAAAATTATAGTAAAACATAGAGAAATAGTACATGTTCATCTAAACAAAAAATTATTATCTGATGAAATTAATTATCATCAAGAAAAAAATAAAAGAATCATTGCACAACCATTACAATATGAATTTGAAATTGGAGATTTACAATTTTTTCAAAAAAAATTTGAAGAATATAAGAAAAAGTACAATCTTAATACTCTTATTGATTTTAAAAATCAACAGGAATATACAATTACCAAATTTTTCTTTGATTATGGTATTTTTTTCATATTGTTAGTTGTGTTTTGGGTTTTTATTTTTAGAAGAATAGGTTCTACAGGGGGGGGGCCTGGTGGACAAATATTTAATATAGGAAAATCTAGAGCTAGATTATTTGACGAGAATGATGATGTAAAAATAACATTTAAAGATGTAGCAGGATTAGAAGGAGCAAAAGAAGAAGTTCAAGAAATAGTAGAATTTTTAAAAAGTCCTCAAAAATATACTAAACTTGGTGGTAAAATACCTAAAGGAGCCTTGTTAATTGGCCCCCCTGGTACAGGAAAAACCTTATTAGCAAAAGCTGTTGCTGGAGAAGCAAAAGTTCCTTTTTTTTCTTTATCAGGTTCAGATTTTGTAGAAATGTTTGTTGGAGTAGGAGCTTCTAGAGTAAGAGATTTATTTGAAAAAGCTAAAGATAAATCTCCATGTATTATATTTATTGATGAAATAGATGCTATAGGAAGAGCTAGAGGAAAAAGTAGTATAGCTGGATCTAATGACGAAAGAGAAAATACTTTAAATCAATTATTAACAGAAATGGATGGGTTTGGAACTCATACGAATGTAATTGTTTTAGCGGCTACTAATAGATCCGATATTTTAGACAAAGCTTTACTACGTCCTGGACGTTTTGATCGTACAATATTGGTAGATCCACCTGAATTGAATGAGAGAAAAGAGATATTCAAAGTTCATCTTAAAAAGTTAATATTATCTAATAGTGTAGATATAGATTTTTTGTCAAGACAAACACCTGGATTCAGTGGAGCTGATATAGCAAATGTTTGTAATGAATCAGCATTAATTGCTGCAAGAAAAAATAGATCTGAAATAAAAAATAAAGATTTTTTAGATGCAATAGATCGTATTATAGGAGGATTAGAAAAAAAGAATAAAATAATTAAGCCAAATGAAAAAAAACGAATAGCTTATCATGAAGCTGGACATGCTACAATAAGTTGGTTATTAGAACACGCCTCTCCTTTAGTTAAAGTAACTATAGTACCAAGAGGTAAATCTTTAGGATCTGCATGGTATCTTCCAGAGGAAAGACAATTAACCACTCCAGAACAAATGAAAGATGAAATATGTGCTTTATTAGCAGGTAGATCTGCCGAAGAAATTATTTTTAGTAGTATTTCTACCGGAGCTTTAAATGATTTGGAAAGAGTTACTAAACAAGCACAATCTATGGTAGCTATTTTTGGATTAAATGAAAGAATTGGTAATATTTCTTATTATGATTCTACAGGACAAAATGAATTTTCTTTTTCTAAACCTTATAGTGAACAAACAGCTCAAATCATAGATGAAGAAATATCCAAAATTATAACAGAACAATATCAGAGAGCAAAAAAAATATTGAAAAATAATGAGGAAAAATTGATTATGTTAGCTAATGAATTATTAGAAAAAGAAGTTATTTTTAGAAATGATTTAATAAAAATTTTCGGAGAAAGGCCTTATCCTGATGAAATTGGGGATATGCTAAAAGTTCCATTAGGAATCAAATAA